In the Commensalibacter melissae genome, TAGTTTTGTAATACATTGATGTATGGTTTCGGAACCGAGGGTTGTCGGGATGATGAGACTTACGGGATCTTGATAATTTATATAATTTATATCAAAGGGAAATATATGGGTATTAACGTTAAATTGCCAATTCAGCTCAGTTTTGAAAATTTTGATGATTTCAATTGTTTCATTTTTATCATGTAATGATATTTTTGCAGTTCTATGACTTAAGATCAGAGGGACATGATAAATAAAATGATTTTTTTTCCATAAATAAAGAGCTAAAGCCATTCTAATGGCATGGATGGAACGAATTGGAGAATCAAATTCTTTTATGAAATCATCAAATATATCTTTTCTGATAATCCATATATCTTGGGTAAGAAAACCTGTCAGTAGAATCGACAAGTTAAAATTTTGTTTGAATACAGGGTTGCTGTGTTCATTCAGATTATTGATTTCATCTGAATCAGCGTAAAGTGCGGCCGGATAATGTTGACGAGCAGCCTGATCGGCAAAAACAGCCAAACTGTGTTCTTCTAAAATTTCGTTTGAATTTTTAAGAATGATATAATGTGCTTGAAAAGCTTGGGGAGTGGTTCTTCCTCTAGTATTCGGATGTTGGTAAAAATTGTTCCAGTCAATTTCCATGGTTTTACCATAATATGTAAATAATGAAAAAACAGGCCATAGATGAATATAATTACTTTCATATAGTTTCTTTATCTCGTTACCATTCCAGTTTTCATATAAATTGTACCAATATTTATATGATAAATTAGGAAAAAATATTTGTTGATTTTGTAATAATCCCATTCGAATACGTTTGTTTAGATGAATGAAGGGATAACAAAAAATTTTTATAAAAGTAAAAGGATTTATAATAATTAATATTAAAGCCGTTGTTAAGCGGCTCAGAGCCCGAATTTTTACTGATGAAACTGATTGTAAAGCGGAATTAAAAATTTTGGCGATTGGATAGATTCGTAAACAGTTCGTTTTCTCAGGAAGATAAACAAGAGATACACGCCAAAAGTTGGGAAGAAACCTACCGGAGACAAGATAAGTTAAAGGTTCAAATGTTGGGTTATCCCTATGGTTTATATATAGATACAATGGGATCGTTTTGGGTAATTTTTTATGTAATTTTACGGAAATCAGGCACCATTTTTTTTGATATTTAGAGGGTAATAACCTTTCAAAATAGAAAAAATCTCGGAAAAGTGACATCTCATCTCACGTTTGTTATTCGACAATTATTTTAAATTATAAAATTATTAAAAACTTAATTTGGTTTATTTTAACATTTTTGAATAAAAATTGAAATATTTGTGAAATTATATTTCAATCTTAAGTGGCTTATAAATGGGTATTGAGCTTATTTTCGTCTAATAAAATTATATAGGGGTCATTGATAATGGTAAACAATATTGAAGCCGTACAAAGTAACCTCTCATATGGACGTAAAAAAGGGTTTTTACGATCATGTACAATGGGTATTCTTTTTTTGAAGATCTCGATTTCATTTTCTTATGCAAATGTCTATCAGACTAACCGATGGAGATCAAATATAACTCCTTTTTTAAATAAAGAAAAAGAAGAAAAAAAAGACAAAGATGAAAATGATCAACAGGCTGAATATATTTGTTATGAAAAATCCATCCGTTGCACAATGTGGAATGCGGATAGGGTCGTAAATGTTGATCCATATAAAGACCTTCATTATCAAGTAGGTTATTCAACGCTTGCC is a window encoding:
- a CDS encoding glycosyltransferase, producing MSLFRDFFYFERLLPSKYQKKWCLISVKLHKKLPKTIPLYLYINHRDNPTFEPLTYLVSGRFLPNFWRVSLVYLPEKTNCLRIYPIAKIFNSALQSVSSVKIRALSRLTTALILIIINPFTFIKIFCYPFIHLNKRIRMGLLQNQQIFFPNLSYKYWYNLYENWNGNEIKKLYESNYIHLWPVFSLFTYYGKTMEIDWNNFYQHPNTRGRTTPQAFQAHYIILKNSNEILEEHSLAVFADQAARQHYPAALYADSDEINNLNEHSNPVFKQNFNLSILLTGFLTQDIWIIRKDIFDDFIKEFDSPIRSIHAIRMALALYLWKKNHFIYHVPLILSHRTAKISLHDKNETIEIIKIFKTELNWQFNVNTHIFPFDINYINYQDPVSLIIPTTLGSETIHQCITKLIKKTSYPRLEIILVISQNKPLTKQQEKFLSSFQYHKHLKVLFVETDQFNFSKSCNVAIRHSKYPFIALINDDIEPLDQNWLSLMMGHMQNEKVGAVGAKLFYPDKNIQHAGVIMGAANLCEHAGRFHKSDNFYLTHDHEVSAVTGACMVIRRLAFNEVNGFDETFEIAYNDIDFCLRLREKKYHIIQCQNAQLIHYESLSLGNHYKGERAGKERQEILSLKKKHLKIINHDPFYNPNYSLQRGRDYQLAFPPRISIPFGLTENNV